One genomic window of Aethina tumida isolate Nest 87 chromosome 3, icAetTumi1.1, whole genome shotgun sequence includes the following:
- the LOC109594395 gene encoding TELO2-interacting protein 1 homolog produces the protein MKELQNFEEFYALKKLCEKLVQCPKDEETLKLIKNVISQCPPSFIAVANVQVLSALYPILKQVSEDKASFPTNHKQLIVDTFNELLRKFKLKHKGIFFNIYSFLLFEIYDHKAHRVLPVSEEYKLCIMECMVSLANSISSDLVFELYTKENAPKFCQMLYVALEIAKQEQLRSLRVKSIECILSIAKVLDDEDFNDVVVRNQVAEVFLYFIPGIASGLKSIATEDEKVGHKVPVAALKAWGRLVTLLMAHYGNPDEPFDLKNFKTTLNQNKLNNKSNTQKLKTEQDVKKYLESKTRSKTWYAESDGKMKLLVVEFFKLAHHSHFKVRLELVQMCNLVITNCYRNIPYTVSFLIEIIISMSEDENEEVKAVSNQALNSLSSKFTDAQFRTLLENLEEGFLGAINSLPRKFNGIDEKEQLSALNLIIGYINLFGKYKLQDILLSTIHLNKLLSTLIHISELEKNNVNLLEEYTTEDLEMTTDLRTPWKNFKKFKEDSIKNRIEHICYLLAKHGSLNIVSDYLLDIFMYDREMRKESTFLLNGLILGIENVEENHHIVRNIVSAYINKTFWNVPLHVHVDEYGYEYTLAEIQDNVILVCLLIEGIGKVALILKENFSEYMLKTLYLTFERAGNGNELIRTAGLAALKNIAVACKYSSLTDLLIKNIDYFTFYIEKNLNKNFENQHVLDVLTVILRYSKIEVLSYISDIIKEVLFQSCDKYKEKNMTSYLRIFNIFIQSLIKWYDVKVTVLPIKSKAQREREEQEFYVSGVPEEEDFSDNIMKKSAEEMYKEDMKKKQEELEKEAIEDVEEYKKPEPPLHIKLTEQILARSLHFLPSKDRSRKLLVLQILTNGLEVIRDWEDELLPIVHQIWSPLVGRFKEFKDPLIINYSFSLLITLGRLSKEFIRMRTQNDVLPSIHQVLKDLTKESYLKDKGSAYRYTQSYKLQVNLLQGLANLLVDLDSTEKHVNESMDVVFKYLSDKQPLPLQEASIQFYKLLWDYNPKPVDIKIEEWITQYQNTEFSKNLELLCKTCKILE, from the exons ATGAAGGAATTGCagaattttgaagaattttatgCTCTAAAAAAGCTCTGCGAAAAACTCGTTCAGTGTCCAAAAGATGAAGAAACCCTaaagttgataaaaaatgttatttcacAGTGCCCACCCAGTTTTATTGCTGTGGCCAATGTTCAGGTGTTATCGGCTTTATacccaattttaaaacaagtttCAGAGGATAAAGCAAG ttttcctACCAACCATAAGCAACTTATAGTCGACACCTTCAATGAACTGttaaggaaatttaaattgaaacacaaaggcatattttttaatatatattcgtTTCtgctttttgaaatttatgacCATAAAGCACATCGag TTTTACCAGTCAGTGAGGAATACAAGCTGTGCATAATGGAGTGTATGGTATCATTAGCAAATTCAATCTCTTCTgatttagtttttgagttGTATACCAAAGAAAATGCCCctaaattttgtcaaatgttATATGTAGCTCTAGAAATTGCAAAACAAGAACAATTAAGATCCTTAAGGGTAAAATCAATTGAATGTATTTTATCAATTGCAAAGGTTCTTGATGATGAGGATTTTAATGATGTAGTTGTAAGAAATCAAGTTGCTGaagtgtttttatatttcataccAGGAATTGCATCTGGGTTAAAAAGTATTGCCACTGAAGATGAAAAAGTTGGACATAAAGTACCTGTG gcTGCACTGAAAGCTTGGGGTCGTTTAGTCACACTTCTCATGGCTCATTATGGAAATCCAGATGAaccatttgatttaaaaaattttaaaactactttAAATCAGAACAAATTGAATAACAAAAGTAATACCCAAAAATTAAAGACTGAGCaggatgttaaaaaatatttagaatcgAAAACAAGATCAAAAACCTGGTATGCAGAATCTGATGGCAAAATGAAATTGTTGGTTGTTGAATTCTTCAAATTGGCCCATCATTCCCACTTTAAAGTACGACTGGAATTGGTTCAGATGTGTAACTTGGTAATAACAAACTGTTACAG gaACATACCTTATActgttagttttttaattgagataattatttcaatgtcTGAGGATGAAAATGAAGAAGTAAAAGCTGTCAGTAATCAagctttaaatagtttatcaaGTAAATTTACTGATGCACAGTTCAGAACACTTCTAGAAAATCTGGAGGAAGGATTTTTGGGGGCTATTAATAGTTTACcaagaaaatttaatggaatag acGAAAAAGAACAGTTGTCTgcattaaacttaataattggTTATATTAATCTATTTGGCAAATATAAGCtccaagatattttattatctacaattcatttaaataaacttttatctaCCCTAATTCACATATCTGAATTGGAGAAGaacaatgtaaatttgttagaAGAATATACAACTGAAG atTTGGAAATGACCACAGACTTAAGAACACcttggaaaaattttaaaaaatttaaagaagatTCTATAAAGAATCGAATTGAacatatatgttatttattagccAAACACGGCTCACTTAATATTGTGAGCGACTATTTgcttgatatttttatgtatgataGAGAAATGAGGAAAGAATCAACGTTTTTATTGAATGGTCTAATACTAG GCATAGAAAATGTTGAAGAAAACCATCACATTGTTAGAAATATTGTGTCcgcatatattaataaaacattttggaATGTGCCACTTCATGTGCATGTAGATGAATATGGATATGAGTACACTTTGGCTGAGATACAAGACAATGTGATACTTGTGTGTTTGTTGATAGAGGGAATCGGTAAAGTTGCGTTGATTCTTAAGGAAAATTTTTCAGAGTACATGCTGAAAACACTCTACCTTACATTTGAACGGGCAGGCAA tggtaatgaattaataaggACAGCAGGCTTAGCAGCACTGAAAAATATTGCAGTAGCATGTAAATATTCAAGTCTTACAGATCTACTTATAAAAAACATCGACTATTTCACGttctatattgaaaaaaatttaaataaaaatttcgaaaatCAACACGTATTAGACGTTTTAACAGTGATTTTACGTTACAGCAAAATCGAAGTTTTGTCATATATTTCTGACATTATTAAAGAGGTATTATTCCAGTCATGTGATaaatacaaagaaaaaaatatgactaGTTACCtccgaatttttaatatttttatacagtctTTGATTAAATGGTACGACGTAAAAGTAACGGTGTTACCAATAAAATCTAAGGCGCAAAGGGAACGCGAAGAACAGGAATTCTATGTTTCTGGGGTACCTGAAGAAGAAGATTTCTCTGATAACATCATGAAAAAAAGTGCTGAAGAAATGTACAAAGAAGATATGAAGAAAAAGCAAGAAGAATTAGAAAAGGAAGCAATAGAAGATGTAgaggaatataaaaaaccgGAACCTCCGTTGCACATTAAACTGACTGAACAAATTTTGGCTAGAAGCCTGCATTTTCTTCCATCAAAAGATCGCTCCAGAAAACTACTGGTGCTACAAATATTGACTAATGGTTTGGAAGTCATTAGGGATTGGGAAGATGAATTATTACCAATTGTCCATCAAATATGGTCCCCATTAGTGGGTCGTTTTAAAGAGTTTAAAGATCCACTTATAATCAATTatagtttttcattattaataacactAGGAAGATTgtcaaaagaatttattaggATGAGAACTCAAAA TGATGTTCTACCAAGTATTCACCAGGTTCTAAAAGATTTAACTAaagaaagttatttaaaagataaaggATCTGCCTATCGTTATACTCAATCCTACAAGCTTCAAGTAAACTTATTGCAAGGGTTGGCAAACTTATTGGTAGATTTGGATTCCACTGAAAAACATGTGAATGAGTCCATGgatgttgtttttaaatacttaagtgATAAACAACCTTTACCTTTGCag GAAGCGTCAATTCAATTCTATAAATTGCTGTGGGATTATAACCCCAAACcagttgatattaaaatagaagaGTGGATTACTCAGTATCAGAACactgaatttagtaaaaatcttgaattgttatgtaaaacatgtaaaattcttgaataa
- the LOC109594448 gene encoding uncharacterized protein LOC109594448 isoform X2 — MDSSNTVCPVCTLYLRPGITLKSHLASHPKQKVIEALVKLSAVKPDHKLNDSVDSDELDLTSPSSSQVNNSLNQSWGQSSSSSSSSSSMNIPPNMGPMQGNHLFIYQQSMSTTSPQGNVLNINPLSQQYVIPTVFNPQMMPYVYQQQHVILSSNSCVPPLRALPFELPSTSNSSEQTAVITEAPNEEGLSTEQILEKEDEDRECAKIEEFTSTSTQKDSIIEIDDEEKQEKIEEEESKICKETESMSDEEDENVENYTTEYELECDTNIDHEEFVDSPKSVHEGEWDTQFHPDLNKACQTQTTTNSSPLPNSSMLGNLENNSFPEHVEEPPPEYYYIDQNIPTTSYTSSAFEQSDPIYTSTNILQSNDFMDMDGMQVIINDFNSAPIISHVDHPDLVPESSADLMTIGDMVSKNDYSEHRDFDESISRESSNVNMRTDERMPPRGELSGQESIGGASDIAWNRVQYQEGTSGMSTNSYHFMARETWEASDSSDVDVPPLQSRNPANFKSEIDNDIDNDTPTIVSFSGPPLNFKCSTCGEDFASTKDRKEHEMEKHPEKRKSNLIGAEIGKNKVKKLIIKTKVEKAESENNFDNVFTNKLKLETQAEGENMELSANPEAANTPGKVESGNVSVKILCSICDTVLESVKALRTHKLEVHNVAPDIRHICTTCGQPFQNEFKFTEHLRVHPLECRMCGKLFYRRQNFQLHIKRHLGLKPYKCELCEKCFITKQKYNEHKNTHTGDAPIKCTLCNDTFRRHSNLVQHRNRHHFNIKKKVKDYICSCGEIFHSKKKLAWHKEIHDAKPKSCTKCSEKFIHMSSLTRHMRRAHNENFLPSEERNSENVECPICKGVYLRSSLEIHIRNHSGARPYTCLICNKNFTTKWNLKMHKWTHSSRTSKPFKCDQCKGAFIRESDYIAHMNSHKSVRPYTCNYCGAQFIRKYNCQRHVKEHENDLSS, encoded by the exons ATGGATTCCAGTAACACAGTTTGTCCAGTTTGTACACTATATCTGAGACCTGGTATCACATTGAAGTCTCATTTAGCCAGTCATCcaaaacaaaaagtaattgAGGCTTTAGTTAAGCTCTCAGCTGTAAAACCAgaccataaattaaatgattctgTTGATTCAGATGAACTAGATTTAACATCTCCAAGTAGTTCACAggtaaataattctttaaatcaGTCATGGGGTCagagcagcagcagcagcagcagcagcagcagcatgAACATTCCACCAAACATGGGGCCCATGCAAGGAAATCATCTATTTATCTACCAACAAAGTATGAGTACAACTTCTCCTCAGGGCAATGTACTTAATATAAACCCACTCTCACAGCAATATGTTATACCTACTGTATTTAATCCTCAAATGATGCCTTATGTGTATCAACAGCAACATGTTATCCTGTCAAGTAACTCATGTGTTCCTCCTTTGCGTGCTCTTCCATTTGAACTACCTTCTACTTCAAATAGCAGTGAACAAACTGCAGTTATAACCGAAGCTCCAAATGAGGAAGGATTAAGTACTGAACAGATATTAGAAAAAGAAGATGAGGATAGGGAATGTGCTAAAATAGAGGAGTTTACATCAACATCCACACAAAAGGATTCCATAATTGAAATTGATGATGAagagaaacaagaaaaaattgaagaagaggaaagtaaaatatgtaaagaaaCAGAATCCATGTCTGATGAAGAAGATGAAAacgttgaaaattatacaactgAATATGAGCTGGAATGTGATACCAATATTGATCATGAAGAATTTGTTGACTCACCCAAATCTGTTCATGAAGGTGAATGGGACACCCAGTTCCATCCAGATTTAAACAAAGCATGCCAAACACAAACAACTACAAATTCATCACCCCTGCCAAACTCCAGTATGTTGGGTAACTTGGAAAATAACAGTTTTCCTGAACATGTTGAGGAACCACCACCTGAGTATTACTACATAGATCAGAATATTCCAACTACATCATACACATCTAGTGCATTTGAACAGAGTGATCCCATCTACACATCCACAAATATTCTCCAGTCAAATGATTTTATGGACATGGATGGGATGCAGGTGATCATCAATGATTTCAACAGTGCTCCGATTATCTCCCATGTAGACCATCCAGATTTGGTACCTGAAAGTTCAGCAGATTTAATGACAATTGGAGATATGGTTTCAAAAAATGATTACAGTGAACACAGGGATTTTGATGAAAGCATATCAAGAGAGAGTTCAAATGTGAATATGAGAACTGATGAGCGCATGCCACCGAGAGGTGAACTGTCTGGTCAAGAGAGCATAGGTGGTGCCAGTGATATTGCATGGAACAGAGTTCAATATCAAGAGGGGACATCTGGTATGTCCACAAATTCTTATCACTTTATGGCCAGGGAGACATGGGAAGCCTCTGACAGTTCAGATGTTGATGTCCCTCCATTACAGTCTCGGAATCccgcaaattttaaaagtgaaatagATAATGATATAGACAATGATACACCTACAATTGTTAGTTTCTCAGGGCCAccccttaattttaaatgttctacATGTGGGGAGGATTTTGCTAGTACTAAGGACAGGAAGGAGCATGAGATGGAGAAGCATCCTGAAAAACGGAAGAGCAACTTAATTGGCGCAGAGATTGGtaaaaacaaagttaaaaaGTTGATAATAAAGACGAAAGTAGAAAAAGCTGAGTCTGAAAACAACTTTGATAATGTTTTCACCAATAAACTAAAACTGGAAACTCAGGCGGAGGGAGAAAATATGGAATTGTCTGCAAATCCTGAGGCAGCTAATACACCTGGAAAAGTTGAGAGTGGCAATGTTTCTGTCAAGATTTTATGCTCAATTTGTGATACCGTTTTGGAAAGTGTGAAAGCACTAAGAACACACAAATTGGAGGTGCACAATGTTGCACCTGATATTCGCCACATTTGCACAACCTGTGGACAACCTTtccaaaatgaatttaaatttactgaacATCTAAGAGTTCACCCATTGGAATGTAGAATGTGTGGGAAACTGTTTTATAGGAGACAAAACTTCCAGTTGCATATAAAAAGACATCTAGGCTTGAAACCATACAAGTGCGAGCTATGcgagaaatgttttattaccaaacaaaaatacaatgaGCATAAAAACACCCACACTGGAGACGCTCCCATTAAATGCACCTTATGTAACGACACGTTTAGACGTCATTCCAATTTAGTTCAGCACAGAAACAGACATCACTTCAACATCAAAAAGAAAGTCAAAGATTACATCTGTTCGTGCGGAGAGATCTTCCATTCCAAGAAGAAATTGGCATGGCACAAGGAAATCCACGACGCCAAACCGAAATCCTGCACGAAATGCAGCGAAAAATTCATTCACATGTCCAGTTTAACGAGACACATGCGACGGGCTCACAACGAGAACTTTCTGCCGAGTGAAGAGAGAAACTCCGAGAACGTCGAGTGTCCAATCTGCAAAGGTGTTTACCTGAGATCGTCGCTGGAAATCCACATCAGAAACCACAGCGGCGCCAGACCCTACACCTGTTTGATCTGCAATAAGAACTTCACCACCAAATGGAATCTAAAGATGCACAAATGGACGCATTCTTCCAGGACATCCAAACCCTTCAAATGCGACCAGTGCAAGGGCGCTTTTATCCGCGAGTCTGACTACATAGCACACATGAACTCCCATAAGAGCGTGAGACCCTACACGTGCAACTACTGTGGGGCCCAGTTCATCAGAAAATATAACTGTCAGCGACACGTGAAGGAACATGAAAACG acttatCAAGTTAA
- the LOC109594448 gene encoding zinc finger protein 221 isoform X1, with the protein MDSSNTVCPVCTLYLRPGITLKSHLASHPKQKVIEALVKLSAVKPDHKLNDSVDSDELDLTSPSSSQVNNSLNQSWGQSSSSSSSSSSMNIPPNMGPMQGNHLFIYQQSMSTTSPQGNVLNINPLSQQYVIPTVFNPQMMPYVYQQQHVILSSNSCVPPLRALPFELPSTSNSSEQTAVITEAPNEEGLSTEQILEKEDEDRECAKIEEFTSTSTQKDSIIEIDDEEKQEKIEEEESKICKETESMSDEEDENVENYTTEYELECDTNIDHEEFVDSPKSVHEGEWDTQFHPDLNKACQTQTTTNSSPLPNSSMLGNLENNSFPEHVEEPPPEYYYIDQNIPTTSYTSSAFEQSDPIYTSTNILQSNDFMDMDGMQVIINDFNSAPIISHVDHPDLVPESSADLMTIGDMVSKNDYSEHRDFDESISRESSNVNMRTDERMPPRGELSGQESIGGASDIAWNRVQYQEGTSGMSTNSYHFMARETWEASDSSDVDVPPLQSRNPANFKSEIDNDIDNDTPTIVSFSGPPLNFKCSTCGEDFASTKDRKEHEMEKHPEKRKSNLIGAEIGKNKVKKLIIKTKVEKAESENNFDNVFTNKLKLETQAEGENMELSANPEAANTPGKVESGNVSVKILCSICDTVLESVKALRTHKLEVHNVAPDIRHICTTCGQPFQNEFKFTEHLRVHPLECRMCGKLFYRRQNFQLHIKRHLGLKPYKCELCEKCFITKQKYNEHKNTHTGDAPIKCTLCNDTFRRHSNLVQHRNRHHFNIKKKVKDYICSCGEIFHSKKKLAWHKEIHDAKPKSCTKCSEKFIHMSSLTRHMRRAHNENFLPSEERNSENVECPICKGVYLRSSLEIHIRNHSGARPYTCLICNKNFTTKWNLKMHKWTHSSRTSKPFKCDQCKGAFIRESDYIAHMNSHKSVRPYTCNYCGAQFIRKYNCQRHVKEHENGKTFNCQICGKSFHRSYYLKDHMRVHSGVRPYACHICGKTSTTKSNHNKHVQIHHAREPVSTEN; encoded by the coding sequence ATGGATTCCAGTAACACAGTTTGTCCAGTTTGTACACTATATCTGAGACCTGGTATCACATTGAAGTCTCATTTAGCCAGTCATCcaaaacaaaaagtaattgAGGCTTTAGTTAAGCTCTCAGCTGTAAAACCAgaccataaattaaatgattctgTTGATTCAGATGAACTAGATTTAACATCTCCAAGTAGTTCACAggtaaataattctttaaatcaGTCATGGGGTCagagcagcagcagcagcagcagcagcagcagcatgAACATTCCACCAAACATGGGGCCCATGCAAGGAAATCATCTATTTATCTACCAACAAAGTATGAGTACAACTTCTCCTCAGGGCAATGTACTTAATATAAACCCACTCTCACAGCAATATGTTATACCTACTGTATTTAATCCTCAAATGATGCCTTATGTGTATCAACAGCAACATGTTATCCTGTCAAGTAACTCATGTGTTCCTCCTTTGCGTGCTCTTCCATTTGAACTACCTTCTACTTCAAATAGCAGTGAACAAACTGCAGTTATAACCGAAGCTCCAAATGAGGAAGGATTAAGTACTGAACAGATATTAGAAAAAGAAGATGAGGATAGGGAATGTGCTAAAATAGAGGAGTTTACATCAACATCCACACAAAAGGATTCCATAATTGAAATTGATGATGAagagaaacaagaaaaaattgaagaagaggaaagtaaaatatgtaaagaaaCAGAATCCATGTCTGATGAAGAAGATGAAAacgttgaaaattatacaactgAATATGAGCTGGAATGTGATACCAATATTGATCATGAAGAATTTGTTGACTCACCCAAATCTGTTCATGAAGGTGAATGGGACACCCAGTTCCATCCAGATTTAAACAAAGCATGCCAAACACAAACAACTACAAATTCATCACCCCTGCCAAACTCCAGTATGTTGGGTAACTTGGAAAATAACAGTTTTCCTGAACATGTTGAGGAACCACCACCTGAGTATTACTACATAGATCAGAATATTCCAACTACATCATACACATCTAGTGCATTTGAACAGAGTGATCCCATCTACACATCCACAAATATTCTCCAGTCAAATGATTTTATGGACATGGATGGGATGCAGGTGATCATCAATGATTTCAACAGTGCTCCGATTATCTCCCATGTAGACCATCCAGATTTGGTACCTGAAAGTTCAGCAGATTTAATGACAATTGGAGATATGGTTTCAAAAAATGATTACAGTGAACACAGGGATTTTGATGAAAGCATATCAAGAGAGAGTTCAAATGTGAATATGAGAACTGATGAGCGCATGCCACCGAGAGGTGAACTGTCTGGTCAAGAGAGCATAGGTGGTGCCAGTGATATTGCATGGAACAGAGTTCAATATCAAGAGGGGACATCTGGTATGTCCACAAATTCTTATCACTTTATGGCCAGGGAGACATGGGAAGCCTCTGACAGTTCAGATGTTGATGTCCCTCCATTACAGTCTCGGAATCccgcaaattttaaaagtgaaatagATAATGATATAGACAATGATACACCTACAATTGTTAGTTTCTCAGGGCCAccccttaattttaaatgttctacATGTGGGGAGGATTTTGCTAGTACTAAGGACAGGAAGGAGCATGAGATGGAGAAGCATCCTGAAAAACGGAAGAGCAACTTAATTGGCGCAGAGATTGGtaaaaacaaagttaaaaaGTTGATAATAAAGACGAAAGTAGAAAAAGCTGAGTCTGAAAACAACTTTGATAATGTTTTCACCAATAAACTAAAACTGGAAACTCAGGCGGAGGGAGAAAATATGGAATTGTCTGCAAATCCTGAGGCAGCTAATACACCTGGAAAAGTTGAGAGTGGCAATGTTTCTGTCAAGATTTTATGCTCAATTTGTGATACCGTTTTGGAAAGTGTGAAAGCACTAAGAACACACAAATTGGAGGTGCACAATGTTGCACCTGATATTCGCCACATTTGCACAACCTGTGGACAACCTTtccaaaatgaatttaaatttactgaacATCTAAGAGTTCACCCATTGGAATGTAGAATGTGTGGGAAACTGTTTTATAGGAGACAAAACTTCCAGTTGCATATAAAAAGACATCTAGGCTTGAAACCATACAAGTGCGAGCTATGcgagaaatgttttattaccaaacaaaaatacaatgaGCATAAAAACACCCACACTGGAGACGCTCCCATTAAATGCACCTTATGTAACGACACGTTTAGACGTCATTCCAATTTAGTTCAGCACAGAAACAGACATCACTTCAACATCAAAAAGAAAGTCAAAGATTACATCTGTTCGTGCGGAGAGATCTTCCATTCCAAGAAGAAATTGGCATGGCACAAGGAAATCCACGACGCCAAACCGAAATCCTGCACGAAATGCAGCGAAAAATTCATTCACATGTCCAGTTTAACGAGACACATGCGACGGGCTCACAACGAGAACTTTCTGCCGAGTGAAGAGAGAAACTCCGAGAACGTCGAGTGTCCAATCTGCAAAGGTGTTTACCTGAGATCGTCGCTGGAAATCCACATCAGAAACCACAGCGGCGCCAGACCCTACACCTGTTTGATCTGCAATAAGAACTTCACCACCAAATGGAATCTAAAGATGCACAAATGGACGCATTCTTCCAGGACATCCAAACCCTTCAAATGCGACCAGTGCAAGGGCGCTTTTATCCGCGAGTCTGACTACATAGCACACATGAACTCCCATAAGAGCGTGAGACCCTACACGTGCAACTACTGTGGGGCCCAGTTCATCAGAAAATATAACTGTCAGCGACACGTGAAGGAACATGAAAACGGTAAGACTTTTAATTGTCAGATATGTGGAAAGTCCTTCCACAGGTCGTACTATCTGAAGGATCACATGAGAGTTCACAGCGGAGTCAGACCGTATGCGTGTCACATTTGTGGTAAGACCTCCACCACCAAGTCTAACCATAACAAACACGTACAAATACATCATGCTAGGGAACCAGTTAGTACCGAGAATTAA
- the LOC109594400 gene encoding ER membrane protein complex subunit 2, which yields MGSFSDDVETLRVWRENNDRKSREIVKIWLATVEENLDSLGKDKFVVIEQVCIAALDCNELRVAEKCIDLLYKAFPNSSRVKRLQSMFCEAEERYDEALVILDGLIKEDPTNSAAKKRKIAILKSQGKISEAVKELTDYLKTFMADTEAWQELSEIYISENDFNKAAFCVEELILHNPHNHLLHQRYADIKYTQGGQENIEIAKNYYCQALKLNPNNIRALYGLYLTGTHSSVSKLPQKKKEASKLADWSIKEIEKKYAPIPTIPDLNDRLAALDI from the exons atgggAAGCTTCTCAG ATGACGTTGAAACTTTGCGTGTATGGAGAGAAAACAACGATAGAAAAAGTAgagaaattgtaaaaatatggcTTGCAACAGTCGAGGAAAACCTGGATAGTTTAGGGAAAGAca aatttgtTGTAATAGAACAGGTGTGTATTGCTGCTCTTGACTGTAATGAATTAAGAGTGGCTGAAAAATGCATTGACCTTTTGTATAAAGCTTTCCCAAATAGCTCTAGAGTGAAGAGGCTTCAATCTATGTTTTGTGAAGCGGAAGAAAGATATGATGAAGCCCTGGTAATTTTAGATGGCCTAATAAAAGAAGATCCCACTAATAGTGCTGctaaaaagagaaaaattgcCATATTAAAATCTCAAGGAAAAATTTCTGAAGCAGTTAAAGAACTaacagattatttaaaaac ATTTATGGCCGACACTGAAGCTTGGCAAGAGTTAAGTGAGATATACATAagtgaaaatgattttaataaggCTGCATTTTGTGTAGAAGAATTAATACTTCATAATCCTCACAATCACTTACTACACCAGAGATATGCAGATATTAAATACACACAAGGGGgacaagaaaatattgaaatagccaaaaattattattgtcaagCTCTGAAACTTAATCCAAATAACATAAGAGCATTGTATGGACTGTATttg ACTGGAACACACAGTTCAGTGTCTAAACTCccacaaaagaaaaaagaagcAAGCAAATTAGCAGATTGGAGCATTAAAGAGATTGAGAAGAAATATGCTCCAATACCAACCATTCCAGACCTAAATGATAGGTTGGCTGCTCTTGACATATAA